A single genomic interval of Helianthus annuus cultivar XRQ/B chromosome 6, HanXRQr2.0-SUNRISE, whole genome shotgun sequence harbors:
- the LOC110905943 gene encoding auxin-responsive protein SAUR21 — protein sequence MAIRMPRIIQARKILKRSLSNGSTTPASMDIPKGYFAIYVGEQEKKRFVVSVSLLSEPTFQELLHQAEEEFGYNHPMGGLTIPCSEDVFTDLASRLGAF from the coding sequence ATGGCCATACGTATGCCACGCATCATTCAAGCAAGAAAAATTCTCAAACGGTCCCTCTCTAATGGTAGCACCACTCCTGCATCTATGGACATCCCCAAAGGCTATTTTGCCATTTATGTTGGAGAACAAGAGAAGAAGCGGTTTGTGGTGTCTGTATCACTACTAAGCGAACCTACGTTTCAGGAGCTACTGCATCAGGCAGAAGAAGAGTTTGGCTACAACCATCCAATGGGCGGGCTCACGATTCCCTGTAGTGAAGATGTATTCACAGATCTGGCTTCTCGTTTGGGAGCATTTTGA
- the LOC110903887 gene encoding auxin-responsive protein SAUR21 translates to MAIRMPRIIQARKILKRSLSNGSTTPASMDTPKGYFAIYVGEQEKKRFVVSVSLLSEPTFQELLHQAEEEFGYNHPMGGLAIPCSEDVFTDLASRL, encoded by the coding sequence ATGGCCATACGTATGCCACGCATCATTCAAGCAAGAAAAATTCTCAAACGGTCCCTCTCTAATGGTAGCACCACTCCTGCATCTATGGACACCCCCAAAGGCTATTTTGCCATTTATGTTGGAGAACAAGAGAAGAAGCGGTTTGTGGTGTCTGTATCACTACTAAGCGAACCTACGTTTCAGGAGCTACTGCATCAGGCAGAAGAAGAGTTTGGCTACAACCATCCAATGGGCGGGCTCGCGATTCCCTGTAGTGAAGATGTATTCACAGATCTGGCTTCTCGTTTGTGA